A section of the Oncorhynchus gorbuscha isolate QuinsamMale2020 ecotype Even-year linkage group LG06, OgorEven_v1.0, whole genome shotgun sequence genome encodes:
- the LOC124038498 gene encoding ribosome-binding protein 1-like isoform X6: MDLYDPQTLGILVFGGFMFISALGIVLVSTFSMKETSYEEALAQQRRELGKMAPPSQLTKKDKKKDKISEKKNRGKKKDDKPNGKLPESEPEEFPVAVPEQTPAPERVTAPAPAPERVTAPAPAPEIVTAPAPAPEPTTHPAPVPTAVEAPPAPAPKEKKKKEKKVAKVEPAQATTTPIAPSKPAPVLEAVTKEVPVMAVPPVGSQPTAAKAQEARAQEARAQEARAQEARAQEARAQEAQNPSKKKASSKKKAESAIPVDSGLDSPLYLPYRALVSTVSSMVISQGEAQRLIEILSDKAGIRQDTWQMATQKGDPVAVMKKQLEENQKQLATQQEDATAAKNRLRELTKELSAEKSKVASVETRLSSQLSSREQEMIALQARMQASYQDHVAQTQKLTAKVISLQEQLESGPTAQLACLPQENSILRDALNQATSQAESKQNAELAKLREDCARLTKELGERSESLQADEKIKRGLETKVSSVEKQLTLLQASRVESEQVLQRRLEEVSEELRSSQSTLEKAQQDATSLSDIQVHLGRIEADLKERSAQVEALTAQLEQTELEKGQLEDQVESINVLLEASHNRDVDEDTEMWSWSFLNNTNHLSSSLQDRDSQLASLQQELKQLQEMKQEASAVATAETERPPNSEEASLVTSLQEELKQLKEEMEQLKNSPADVTGETEQLLNRMKERTSQEVKQLKETSEQAQSSTAQSDNTAELAVLQTRLFISLAERDAMMASLQVELREARDQSHKVQETLAQVQQSQESEPSTELPELLEKLKEAEDSHGTLQAECDQYRTVLAETEGMLKCLQKSVEEEELVWKSKIADSEDQLKKALEQVHTLKETAESLKAENQSIEQLKEQLMLLEAQLEKQSETALTEEEIAPVRGQLSEAMMCAQSQEVVPETRAQNSQSEPEVRVPEVLGHGAPFTACLFYWLKVQSQLNQTTEEFEQAQKTVAELQAQLDLLKEAGDSPQDDTEDVAQLKERLQKERKLIKDLGQAATKLQQLLKSTRKQLAKERNKHRTLQDHSDETTSTVLKEGTSV, translated from the exons ATGGATCTGTATGACCCTCAGACGCTAGGCATCTTGGTATTTGGAGGCTTCATGTTCATCTCAGCCCTTGGCATCGTCCTGGTCTCCACCTTCTCCATGAAG GAGACCTCGTATGAGGAGGCTCTGGCCCAGCAGCGTAGAGAGCTGGGCAAGATGGCACCTCCCAGCCAACTGACCAAGAAGGACAAGAAGAAGGACAAG ATATCTGAGAAGAAGAACCGTGGTAAGAAGAAAGATGACAAGCCCAATGGGAAGCTGCCGGAATCGGAACCAGAGGAGTTCCCAGTGGCCGTACCTGAACAAACCCCAGCCCCTGAAAGAGTCACTGctcctgcccctgcccctgaaaGAGTCACTGCTCCTGCCCCAGCCCCAGAAATAGTCACTGCTCCTGCCCCAGCCCCTGAACCAACCACTCACCCTGCTCCAGTTCCCACTGCCGTAGAGGCCCCACCTGCCCCTGCAccaaaggagaagaagaagaaggagaagaaggtggCTAAGGTAGAGCCAGCTCAGGCGACCACCACCCCCATTGCCCCCTCCAAGCCTGCACCAGTCCTGGAGGCTGTCACCAAGGAGGTCCCTGTGATGGCAGTGCCCCCAGTGGGCTCCCAGCCAACTGCAGCCAAGGCTCAGGAG GCCAGGGCTCAGGAGGCCAGGGCTCAGGAGGCCAGGGCTCAGGAGGCCAGGGCTCAGGAGGCCAGGGCTCAGGAGGCCCAGAACCCTTCTAAGAAGAAGGCATCTTCCAAGAAAAAAGCTGAGTCTG CCATACCAGTGGACTCTGGTCTGGATTCCCCCCTGTACCTGCCCTACAGGGCCCTGGTCTCTACCGTTAGCAGTATGGTGATCAGTCAGGGAGAGGCCCAGCGCCTCATAGAGATCCTGTCTGACAAGGCTGGCATCAGACAAGACACCTGGCAGATG GCTACTCAGAAGGGCGACCCGGTGGCTGTGATGAAGAAACAGTTAGAGGAGAATCAGAAACAGCTGGCAACTCAGCAAGAGGACGCCACCGCAGCCAAGAACAGACTGAGGGAACTCACCAag GAGCTGTCAGCTGAGAAGTCCAAGGTGGCCAGTGTGGAAACCAGGCTGAGTTCCCAGCTCTCGTCCAGGGAGCAAGAGATGATCGCTCTGCAGGCTCGGATGCAGGCCTCCTACCAGGACCACGTAGCACAGACACAGAAACTCACAGCTAAG GTCATCAGTCTTCAGGAGCAGTTGGAGTCAGGTCCCACTGCCCAGCTGGCTTGTCTGCCGCAAGAGAACTCCATCCTCAGAGATGCCTTGAACCAGGccaccagccaggcagagagcaA acagaaTGCAGAGCTTGCCAAGCTGAGGGAGGACTGTGCCAGACTGACCAAGGAGCtgggggagaggagtgagagccTTCAAGCTGATGAGAAGATCAAGAGAGGGCTGGAGACTAAGGTGTCTTCTGTAGAGAAACAACTTACTCTACTGCAG GCCAGCCGTGTAGAGAGTGAGCAGGTGCTGCAGAGGAGGTTGGAGGAGGTTAGTGAAGAGTTGAGGAGTTCACAGAGCACCCTGGAGAAAGCCCAGCAGGACGCTACTTCCCTCTCAG ACATCCAGGTCCATCTGGGCAGGATAGAGGCTGATCTGAAAGAGCGTAGTGCCCAGGTGGAGGCCCTAACAGCCCAGCTGGAGCAGACCGAGCTGGAGAAGGGACAACTGGAGGATCAGGTAGAATCCATCAACGTACTGCTGGAGGCCAGCCACAACAGAGACGTGGACGAGGACACGGAG ATGTGGAGTTGGTCTTTTCTCAACAACACCAATCATTTATCTTCCAGTCTTCAGGACAGAGACAGTCAGTTGGCATCACTCCAACAGGAGCTGAAGCAGCTCCAAGAAATGAAACAGGAGGCTTCT GCAGTTGCTACAGCTGAGACCGAGCGCCCACCTAACAG TGAGGAAGCAAGCCTGGTGACATCACTTCAGGAAGAACTGAAGCAGCTTAAAGAAGAGATGGAGCAACTTAAAAACTCTCCC GCTGATGTCACTGGAGAGACGGAACAGCTACTCAACAG AATGAAGGAGAGAACGAGCCAGGAAGTGAAGCAACTCAAAGAAACATCAGAGCAGGCCCAGAGCAGCACTGCT CAGTCCGACAACACCGCAGAACTGGCGGTGCTACAAACCAG GTTGTTTATTAGTCTGGCAGAGAGGGACGCTATGATGGCATCACTACAGGTGGAGCTAAGGGAAGCCAGGGACCAATCGCACAAGGTACAGGAGACCCTCGCTCAGGTCCAGCAGAGCCAGGAATCGGAGCCTAGCACAGAGCTGCCG GAGCTGTTGGAGAAACTTAAGGAAGCAGAGGACAGCCACGGGACACTGCAGGCAGAGTGTGACCAGTACAGAACAGTCCTGGCTGAAACA GAAGGAATGCTGAAGTGCCTTCAGAagagtgtagaggaggaggagctggtgTGGAAATCCAAGATTGCTGACTCTGAGGACCAGTTGAAGAAG GCCCTGGAACAAGTGCACACTCTGAAGGAGACTGCAGAGAGCTTGAAGGCAGAGAACCAAAGCATAGAACAG ctgAAGGAGCAGTTGATGCTATTGGAAGCCCAGTTGGAGAAACAGTCCGAGACCGCCCTGACAGAGGAGGAAATTGCACCG gtcagaggtcagctgAGCGAGGCGATGATGTGTGCTCAGAGCCAGGAGGTAGTCCCTGAAACCAGGGCACAGAACAGCCAATCAGAGCCTGAGGTCAGAGTGCCGGAGGTTCTCGGTCATGGGGCACCCTTCACTGCATGTCTGTTCTACTGG CTCAAGGTCCAGTCCCAGTTGAATCAGACTACAGAGGAGTTTGAACAG GCTCAGAAGACGGTTGCAGAGCTCCAGGCTCAGCTGGACCTGCTGAAAGAGGCAGGAGACTCCCCACAGGATGACACAGAGGATGTAGCCCAGCTAAAG GAGCGcctgcagaaagagagaaaactaATCAAAGATCTTGGCCAAGCAGCCACCAAACTCCAGCAGCTCTTAAAGTCCACTCGGAAGCAGCTTGCCAAAGAGAGGAACAAACACCGCACACTACAGGACCACTCTGATGAGACCACG AGCACAGTGCTGAAGGAAGGAACATCTGTTTAA
- the LOC124038498 gene encoding ribosome-binding protein 1-like isoform X3 — translation MDLYDPQTLGILVFGGFMFISALGIVLVSTFSMKETSYEEALAQQRRELGKMAPPSQLTKKDKKKDKISEKKNRGKKKDDKPNGKLPESEPEEFPVAVPEQTPAPERVTAPAPAPERVTAPAPAPEIVTAPAPAPEPTTHPAPVPTAVEAPPAPAPKEKKKKEKKVAKVEPAQATTTPIAPSKPAPVLEAVTKEVPVMAVPPVGSQPTAAKAQEARAQEARAQEARAQEARAQEARAQEARAQEARAQEARAQEAQNPSKKKASSKKKAESAIPVDSGLDSPLYLPYRALVSTVSSMVISQGEAQRLIEILSDKAGIRQDTWQMATQKGDPVAVMKKQLEENQKQLATQQEDATAAKNRLRELTKELSAEKSKVASVETRLSSQLSSREQEMIALQARMQASYQDHVAQTQKLTAKVISLQEQLESGPTAQLACLPQENSILRDALNQATSQAESKQNAELAKLREDCARLTKELGERSESLQADEKIKRGLETKVSSVEKQLTLLQASRVESEQVLQRRLEEVSEELRSSQSTLEKAQQDATSLSDIQVHLGRIEADLKERSAQVEALTAQLEQTELEKGQLEDQVESINVLLEASHNRDVDEDTEGNSTELEQLKSSLQDRDSQLASLQQELKQLQEMKQEASAVATAETERPPNSEEASLVTSLQEELKQLKEEMEQLKNSPADVTGETEQLLNRMKERTSQEVKQLKETSEQAQSSTAQSDNTAELAVLQTRLFISLAERDAMMASLQVELREARDQSHKVQETLAQVQQSQESEPSTELPELLEKLKEAEDSHGTLQAECDQYRTVLAETEGMLKCLQKSVEEEELVWKSKIADSEDQLKKALEQVHTLKETAESLKAENQSIEQLKEQLMLLEAQLEKQSETALTEEEIAPVRGQLSEAMMCAQSQEVVPETRAQNSQSEPEVRVPEVLGHGAPFTACLFYWLKVQSQLNQTTEEFEQAQKTVAELQAQLDLLKEAGDSPQDDTEDVAQLKERLQKERKLIKDLGQAATKLQQLLKSTRKQLAKERNKHRTLQDHSDETTSTVLKEGTSV, via the exons ATGGATCTGTATGACCCTCAGACGCTAGGCATCTTGGTATTTGGAGGCTTCATGTTCATCTCAGCCCTTGGCATCGTCCTGGTCTCCACCTTCTCCATGAAG GAGACCTCGTATGAGGAGGCTCTGGCCCAGCAGCGTAGAGAGCTGGGCAAGATGGCACCTCCCAGCCAACTGACCAAGAAGGACAAGAAGAAGGACAAG ATATCTGAGAAGAAGAACCGTGGTAAGAAGAAAGATGACAAGCCCAATGGGAAGCTGCCGGAATCGGAACCAGAGGAGTTCCCAGTGGCCGTACCTGAACAAACCCCAGCCCCTGAAAGAGTCACTGctcctgcccctgcccctgaaaGAGTCACTGCTCCTGCCCCAGCCCCAGAAATAGTCACTGCTCCTGCCCCAGCCCCTGAACCAACCACTCACCCTGCTCCAGTTCCCACTGCCGTAGAGGCCCCACCTGCCCCTGCAccaaaggagaagaagaagaaggagaagaaggtggCTAAGGTAGAGCCAGCTCAGGCGACCACCACCCCCATTGCCCCCTCCAAGCCTGCACCAGTCCTGGAGGCTGTCACCAAGGAGGTCCCTGTGATGGCAGTGCCCCCAGTGGGCTCCCAGCCAACTGCAGCCAAGGCTCAGGAGGCCAGGGCTCAGGAGGCCAGGGCTCAGGAGGCCAGGGCTCAGGAGGCCAGGGCTCAGGAGGCCAGGGCTCAGGAGGCCAGGGCTCAGGAGGCCAGGGCTCAGGAGGCCAGGGCTCAGGAGGCCCAGAACCCTTCTAAGAAGAAGGCATCTTCCAAGAAAAAAGCTGAGTCTG CCATACCAGTGGACTCTGGTCTGGATTCCCCCCTGTACCTGCCCTACAGGGCCCTGGTCTCTACCGTTAGCAGTATGGTGATCAGTCAGGGAGAGGCCCAGCGCCTCATAGAGATCCTGTCTGACAAGGCTGGCATCAGACAAGACACCTGGCAGATG GCTACTCAGAAGGGCGACCCGGTGGCTGTGATGAAGAAACAGTTAGAGGAGAATCAGAAACAGCTGGCAACTCAGCAAGAGGACGCCACCGCAGCCAAGAACAGACTGAGGGAACTCACCAag GAGCTGTCAGCTGAGAAGTCCAAGGTGGCCAGTGTGGAAACCAGGCTGAGTTCCCAGCTCTCGTCCAGGGAGCAAGAGATGATCGCTCTGCAGGCTCGGATGCAGGCCTCCTACCAGGACCACGTAGCACAGACACAGAAACTCACAGCTAAG GTCATCAGTCTTCAGGAGCAGTTGGAGTCAGGTCCCACTGCCCAGCTGGCTTGTCTGCCGCAAGAGAACTCCATCCTCAGAGATGCCTTGAACCAGGccaccagccaggcagagagcaA acagaaTGCAGAGCTTGCCAAGCTGAGGGAGGACTGTGCCAGACTGACCAAGGAGCtgggggagaggagtgagagccTTCAAGCTGATGAGAAGATCAAGAGAGGGCTGGAGACTAAGGTGTCTTCTGTAGAGAAACAACTTACTCTACTGCAG GCCAGCCGTGTAGAGAGTGAGCAGGTGCTGCAGAGGAGGTTGGAGGAGGTTAGTGAAGAGTTGAGGAGTTCACAGAGCACCCTGGAGAAAGCCCAGCAGGACGCTACTTCCCTCTCAG ACATCCAGGTCCATCTGGGCAGGATAGAGGCTGATCTGAAAGAGCGTAGTGCCCAGGTGGAGGCCCTAACAGCCCAGCTGGAGCAGACCGAGCTGGAGAAGGGACAACTGGAGGATCAGGTAGAATCCATCAACGTACTGCTGGAGGCCAGCCACAACAGAGACGTGGACGAGGACACGGAG GGTAACTCCACTGAGTTGGAACAGCTAAAGAGCAG TCTTCAGGACAGAGACAGTCAGTTGGCATCACTCCAACAGGAGCTGAAGCAGCTCCAAGAAATGAAACAGGAGGCTTCT GCAGTTGCTACAGCTGAGACCGAGCGCCCACCTAACAG TGAGGAAGCAAGCCTGGTGACATCACTTCAGGAAGAACTGAAGCAGCTTAAAGAAGAGATGGAGCAACTTAAAAACTCTCCC GCTGATGTCACTGGAGAGACGGAACAGCTACTCAACAG AATGAAGGAGAGAACGAGCCAGGAAGTGAAGCAACTCAAAGAAACATCAGAGCAGGCCCAGAGCAGCACTGCT CAGTCCGACAACACCGCAGAACTGGCGGTGCTACAAACCAG GTTGTTTATTAGTCTGGCAGAGAGGGACGCTATGATGGCATCACTACAGGTGGAGCTAAGGGAAGCCAGGGACCAATCGCACAAGGTACAGGAGACCCTCGCTCAGGTCCAGCAGAGCCAGGAATCGGAGCCTAGCACAGAGCTGCCG GAGCTGTTGGAGAAACTTAAGGAAGCAGAGGACAGCCACGGGACACTGCAGGCAGAGTGTGACCAGTACAGAACAGTCCTGGCTGAAACA GAAGGAATGCTGAAGTGCCTTCAGAagagtgtagaggaggaggagctggtgTGGAAATCCAAGATTGCTGACTCTGAGGACCAGTTGAAGAAG GCCCTGGAACAAGTGCACACTCTGAAGGAGACTGCAGAGAGCTTGAAGGCAGAGAACCAAAGCATAGAACAG ctgAAGGAGCAGTTGATGCTATTGGAAGCCCAGTTGGAGAAACAGTCCGAGACCGCCCTGACAGAGGAGGAAATTGCACCG gtcagaggtcagctgAGCGAGGCGATGATGTGTGCTCAGAGCCAGGAGGTAGTCCCTGAAACCAGGGCACAGAACAGCCAATCAGAGCCTGAGGTCAGAGTGCCGGAGGTTCTCGGTCATGGGGCACCCTTCACTGCATGTCTGTTCTACTGG CTCAAGGTCCAGTCCCAGTTGAATCAGACTACAGAGGAGTTTGAACAG GCTCAGAAGACGGTTGCAGAGCTCCAGGCTCAGCTGGACCTGCTGAAAGAGGCAGGAGACTCCCCACAGGATGACACAGAGGATGTAGCCCAGCTAAAG GAGCGcctgcagaaagagagaaaactaATCAAAGATCTTGGCCAAGCAGCCACCAAACTCCAGCAGCTCTTAAAGTCCACTCGGAAGCAGCTTGCCAAAGAGAGGAACAAACACCGCACACTACAGGACCACTCTGATGAGACCACG AGCACAGTGCTGAAGGAAGGAACATCTGTTTAA
- the LOC124038498 gene encoding ribosome-binding protein 1-like isoform X4 yields the protein MDLYDPQTLGILVFGGFMFISALGIVLVSTFSMKETSYEEALAQQRRELGKMAPPSQLTKKDKKKDKISEKKNRGKKKDDKPNGKLPESEPEEFPVAVPEQTPAPERVTAPAPAPERVTAPAPAPEIVTAPAPAPEPTTHPAPVPTAVEAPPAPAPKEKKKKEKKVAKVEPAQATTTPIAPSKPAPVLEAVTKEVPVMAVPPVGSQPTAAKAQEARAQEARAQEARAQEARAQEARAQEARAQEARAQEARAQEAQNPSKKKASSKKKAESAIPVDSGLDSPLYLPYRALVSTVSSMVISQGEAQRLIEILSDKAGIRQDTWQMATQKGDPVAVMKKQLEENQKQLATQQEDATAAKNRLRELTKELSAEKSKVASVETRLSSQLSSREQEMIALQARMQASYQDHVAQTQKLTAKVISLQEQLESGPTAQLACLPQENSILRDALNQATSQAESKQNAELAKLREDCARLTKELGERSESLQADEKIKRGLETKVSSVEKQLTLLQASRVESEQVLQRRLEEVSEELRSSQSTLEKAQQDATSLSDIQVHLGRIEADLKERSAQVEALTAQLEQTELEKGQLEDQVESINVLLEASHNRDVDEDTEMWSWSFLNNTNHLSSSLQDRDSQLASLQQELKQLQEMKQEASAVATAETERPPNSEEASLVTSLQEELKQLKEEMEQLKNSPADVTGETEQLLNRMKERTSQEVKQLKETSEQAQSSTAQSDNTAELAVLQTSLAERDAMMASLQVELREARDQSHKVQETLAQVQQSQESEPSTELPELLEKLKEAEDSHGTLQAECDQYRTVLAETEGMLKCLQKSVEEEELVWKSKIADSEDQLKKALEQVHTLKETAESLKAENQSIEQLKEQLMLLEAQLEKQSETALTEEEIAPVRGQLSEAMMCAQSQEVVPETRAQNSQSEPEVRVPEVLGHGAPFTACLFYWLKVQSQLNQTTEEFEQAQKTVAELQAQLDLLKEAGDSPQDDTEDVAQLKERLQKERKLIKDLGQAATKLQQLLKSTRKQLAKERNKHRTLQDHSDETTSTVLKEGTSV from the exons ATGGATCTGTATGACCCTCAGACGCTAGGCATCTTGGTATTTGGAGGCTTCATGTTCATCTCAGCCCTTGGCATCGTCCTGGTCTCCACCTTCTCCATGAAG GAGACCTCGTATGAGGAGGCTCTGGCCCAGCAGCGTAGAGAGCTGGGCAAGATGGCACCTCCCAGCCAACTGACCAAGAAGGACAAGAAGAAGGACAAG ATATCTGAGAAGAAGAACCGTGGTAAGAAGAAAGATGACAAGCCCAATGGGAAGCTGCCGGAATCGGAACCAGAGGAGTTCCCAGTGGCCGTACCTGAACAAACCCCAGCCCCTGAAAGAGTCACTGctcctgcccctgcccctgaaaGAGTCACTGCTCCTGCCCCAGCCCCAGAAATAGTCACTGCTCCTGCCCCAGCCCCTGAACCAACCACTCACCCTGCTCCAGTTCCCACTGCCGTAGAGGCCCCACCTGCCCCTGCAccaaaggagaagaagaagaaggagaagaaggtggCTAAGGTAGAGCCAGCTCAGGCGACCACCACCCCCATTGCCCCCTCCAAGCCTGCACCAGTCCTGGAGGCTGTCACCAAGGAGGTCCCTGTGATGGCAGTGCCCCCAGTGGGCTCCCAGCCAACTGCAGCCAAGGCTCAGGAGGCCAGGGCTCAGGAGGCCAGGGCTCAGGAGGCCAGGGCTCAGGAGGCCAGGGCTCAGGAGGCCAGGGCTCAGGAGGCCAGGGCTCAGGAGGCCAGGGCTCAGGAGGCCAGGGCTCAGGAGGCCCAGAACCCTTCTAAGAAGAAGGCATCTTCCAAGAAAAAAGCTGAGTCTG CCATACCAGTGGACTCTGGTCTGGATTCCCCCCTGTACCTGCCCTACAGGGCCCTGGTCTCTACCGTTAGCAGTATGGTGATCAGTCAGGGAGAGGCCCAGCGCCTCATAGAGATCCTGTCTGACAAGGCTGGCATCAGACAAGACACCTGGCAGATG GCTACTCAGAAGGGCGACCCGGTGGCTGTGATGAAGAAACAGTTAGAGGAGAATCAGAAACAGCTGGCAACTCAGCAAGAGGACGCCACCGCAGCCAAGAACAGACTGAGGGAACTCACCAag GAGCTGTCAGCTGAGAAGTCCAAGGTGGCCAGTGTGGAAACCAGGCTGAGTTCCCAGCTCTCGTCCAGGGAGCAAGAGATGATCGCTCTGCAGGCTCGGATGCAGGCCTCCTACCAGGACCACGTAGCACAGACACAGAAACTCACAGCTAAG GTCATCAGTCTTCAGGAGCAGTTGGAGTCAGGTCCCACTGCCCAGCTGGCTTGTCTGCCGCAAGAGAACTCCATCCTCAGAGATGCCTTGAACCAGGccaccagccaggcagagagcaA acagaaTGCAGAGCTTGCCAAGCTGAGGGAGGACTGTGCCAGACTGACCAAGGAGCtgggggagaggagtgagagccTTCAAGCTGATGAGAAGATCAAGAGAGGGCTGGAGACTAAGGTGTCTTCTGTAGAGAAACAACTTACTCTACTGCAG GCCAGCCGTGTAGAGAGTGAGCAGGTGCTGCAGAGGAGGTTGGAGGAGGTTAGTGAAGAGTTGAGGAGTTCACAGAGCACCCTGGAGAAAGCCCAGCAGGACGCTACTTCCCTCTCAG ACATCCAGGTCCATCTGGGCAGGATAGAGGCTGATCTGAAAGAGCGTAGTGCCCAGGTGGAGGCCCTAACAGCCCAGCTGGAGCAGACCGAGCTGGAGAAGGGACAACTGGAGGATCAGGTAGAATCCATCAACGTACTGCTGGAGGCCAGCCACAACAGAGACGTGGACGAGGACACGGAG ATGTGGAGTTGGTCTTTTCTCAACAACACCAATCATTTATCTTCCAGTCTTCAGGACAGAGACAGTCAGTTGGCATCACTCCAACAGGAGCTGAAGCAGCTCCAAGAAATGAAACAGGAGGCTTCT GCAGTTGCTACAGCTGAGACCGAGCGCCCACCTAACAG TGAGGAAGCAAGCCTGGTGACATCACTTCAGGAAGAACTGAAGCAGCTTAAAGAAGAGATGGAGCAACTTAAAAACTCTCCC GCTGATGTCACTGGAGAGACGGAACAGCTACTCAACAG AATGAAGGAGAGAACGAGCCAGGAAGTGAAGCAACTCAAAGAAACATCAGAGCAGGCCCAGAGCAGCACTGCT CAGTCCGACAACACCGCAGAACTGGCGGTGCTACAAACCAG TCTGGCAGAGAGGGACGCTATGATGGCATCACTACAGGTGGAGCTAAGGGAAGCCAGGGACCAATCGCACAAGGTACAGGAGACCCTCGCTCAGGTCCAGCAGAGCCAGGAATCGGAGCCTAGCACAGAGCTGCCG GAGCTGTTGGAGAAACTTAAGGAAGCAGAGGACAGCCACGGGACACTGCAGGCAGAGTGTGACCAGTACAGAACAGTCCTGGCTGAAACA GAAGGAATGCTGAAGTGCCTTCAGAagagtgtagaggaggaggagctggtgTGGAAATCCAAGATTGCTGACTCTGAGGACCAGTTGAAGAAG GCCCTGGAACAAGTGCACACTCTGAAGGAGACTGCAGAGAGCTTGAAGGCAGAGAACCAAAGCATAGAACAG ctgAAGGAGCAGTTGATGCTATTGGAAGCCCAGTTGGAGAAACAGTCCGAGACCGCCCTGACAGAGGAGGAAATTGCACCG gtcagaggtcagctgAGCGAGGCGATGATGTGTGCTCAGAGCCAGGAGGTAGTCCCTGAAACCAGGGCACAGAACAGCCAATCAGAGCCTGAGGTCAGAGTGCCGGAGGTTCTCGGTCATGGGGCACCCTTCACTGCATGTCTGTTCTACTGG CTCAAGGTCCAGTCCCAGTTGAATCAGACTACAGAGGAGTTTGAACAG GCTCAGAAGACGGTTGCAGAGCTCCAGGCTCAGCTGGACCTGCTGAAAGAGGCAGGAGACTCCCCACAGGATGACACAGAGGATGTAGCCCAGCTAAAG GAGCGcctgcagaaagagagaaaactaATCAAAGATCTTGGCCAAGCAGCCACCAAACTCCAGCAGCTCTTAAAGTCCACTCGGAAGCAGCTTGCCAAAGAGAGGAACAAACACCGCACACTACAGGACCACTCTGATGAGACCACG AGCACAGTGCTGAAGGAAGGAACATCTGTTTAA